Proteins from a genomic interval of Paenibacillus sp. 37:
- a CDS encoding LysM peptidoglycan-binding domain-containing protein produces MSVMKINLQRNDVLQIDEKADLKFIEESVIQLEIPSVTVPYRYLPNHSTALELTDAQINAMGLKGPVRIWKLSESMTIPKISDDKGNDSVSLQPQLIVKSALQSEGGLQEQQIMHAGEEVGESSSVWRAGTQLRLRLKRSSTTAPGFQNKVYSLIGVNEADVVLLERLLQLGRTNLNSLGLQVRLLYFNKTQDVLQTVGENPHMFIMQENLSTITHPSAGLEPFSALQESGLIPDAHLFFSKLWEGSITRSGGYRLYFFDEKEQRGLPDEVFNVKGELEAVLMIMFSDKKVEPYLNCLITGGLDPASPTNSVYAEWEREQLSIDVNGPNENLEKYIQEHGVDPAEFADANADLPLNGEQELHVEEAIVMIKPGLISLSDLANFYNVDAKEITRLNPDMNWVKPEVGMCIRMPHMLAQVKRGETLRQIAAKYHVPMVSLVLANQTTLFKLLREVLNKVKLLSGPVYRIPVLPEGTVELKAERLAPPEDATPMDGKDDFQELFQLLGYNVVKNENFREYVPTLPLPPKPVQVDANGEVSSVEETPVKEVKWKYNKAIPFHKYLMNQDANSFDSDSKYRGVGSIFQIRHCWMDIFGNQLFQGKKEKDVTMDILPISIGFTDEMLGPNRWPMITNEYEILLAGTKPVLQVRFICDLSYLANKPTKKEEADQARGQGKTLLRAANQLMFTVKRMPELSCTVKTSLMPLESFDIKDIPILVGFLKLAAELLYAWADGKQTLENEKDMDKLKKPFTLDIPIDPDKLNPLDIFELNVLFEITREKSFVAPVFRSMESVWRSSTRILPIRDKALDEKDHESARLETSFLRFASNLEKALEQNQQYFYRTAIGLDRKKWLEHSTEVPIWIVRMAKTDATDVSGLKLLIERENATNIVPTIYAPSPLINEDLELPYRKKFNADGTEILEAQDLGRIRTKDMEAYAQFFLNTFEQILSSEAIPAFEMLESQPTDMRYTEQLLMFKREIAKALSNQLIDVYKGAPESDLDALTSARETYRQQMLHSLQKTYLTDAIAQFQTISRGNLKSNDEDTSRLYGMFLVDGNTLPAGITLPPSKVDIKQYGVAHQVRSFLNMAFVGTKEDPAAITTSPFIKVNAQYWPTHIEHQIDTIPDIEGYEASSWLYFILPDKDQGKDSPLTRSLGAFDVPLPLRSYPEIPALKTQGMEDPLVDQTSFTSPLNSHLLWNYTLTYSRTRHMPQDRVHVRVIFKEMPSFETQADEEGVHLCGALLEYQDYYNSTLKTQLKQVEELSSLVGDQQVMVKDMAEKLRSIAGYVKENWVRWQDYKASLPSAIVENEPKLDTLGNHEYRFYLEEYDNNGLLEIALTETSPNPSSFVPIVSIDGYDTESVSKIPLKSGTSHRFIFRFRNRFANDSWLQSDQGLQISKRLVTLKGLNIITESSARAHVLISRNEELIKDKPLALPFVYRTEEHRFERAYLPSLRRDYPIPMTEIGGAPVSLTTLLERFITSLFKGEKDSNQLHLQLECFYSYELENRIFSISLPMFLMPRKNFPVTSDILDQISKQVEEFFVVRNPERRGGKLHFDFTVLINDSQQNTSGGEVGKPVTLLRLTDVVLDLTQIALI; encoded by the coding sequence GTGAGTGTTATGAAAATCAATCTACAAAGAAATGACGTTCTTCAAATAGATGAAAAAGCAGACCTTAAATTTATTGAAGAGTCTGTTATTCAATTGGAGATTCCCTCGGTAACTGTGCCTTATCGATATTTACCGAATCATTCGACCGCTTTAGAATTAACCGATGCACAGATCAATGCTATGGGGCTCAAAGGCCCTGTTCGGATTTGGAAGTTGTCCGAGTCCATGACAATACCAAAGATTTCAGATGATAAGGGAAACGATTCTGTTTCTCTTCAACCGCAGCTCATTGTCAAATCTGCTCTACAATCAGAGGGAGGGTTACAGGAGCAGCAAATTATGCATGCAGGAGAGGAAGTAGGAGAAAGTAGTTCAGTATGGAGAGCTGGAACTCAGTTGAGGCTAAGGCTAAAAAGATCTAGTACAACTGCGCCTGGATTCCAAAATAAGGTATACTCACTTATTGGTGTAAACGAGGCAGATGTCGTTCTATTGGAGAGACTTCTACAGTTAGGACGTACTAACTTGAATAGTCTTGGATTGCAGGTCAGATTACTTTATTTTAATAAAACACAAGATGTACTGCAGACCGTAGGAGAGAACCCTCACATGTTTATTATGCAGGAGAATCTTAGTACCATAACTCACCCTTCTGCTGGCCTAGAACCATTCTCTGCGCTTCAGGAAAGTGGATTGATCCCTGATGCGCATCTTTTCTTCAGTAAATTATGGGAGGGAAGTATTACTCGTTCAGGAGGATATCGTTTGTACTTTTTCGATGAGAAAGAACAACGCGGTTTACCGGATGAGGTTTTTAATGTGAAAGGTGAATTAGAGGCTGTCCTCATGATCATGTTCTCCGACAAAAAAGTAGAACCATACCTGAATTGTTTGATAACCGGAGGACTTGATCCAGCGAGTCCTACGAACTCGGTTTATGCGGAGTGGGAACGAGAACAATTAAGTATCGATGTTAATGGTCCTAATGAGAACTTAGAAAAGTATATACAAGAACATGGCGTTGATCCAGCAGAATTTGCTGATGCAAATGCAGATCTTCCTTTGAATGGTGAGCAAGAATTACATGTTGAAGAAGCTATTGTCATGATTAAACCTGGATTAATATCGCTCTCTGATCTGGCTAATTTTTATAACGTAGATGCAAAAGAGATAACAAGATTAAATCCGGATATGAATTGGGTTAAGCCAGAGGTAGGTATGTGTATCCGTATGCCACATATGCTGGCTCAAGTTAAACGAGGCGAGACATTGCGGCAAATAGCTGCTAAGTATCATGTACCAATGGTGTCTCTTGTTTTAGCCAACCAAACGACGTTATTTAAGTTGCTACGTGAAGTGCTCAATAAAGTCAAACTTCTGTCTGGTCCTGTGTATCGGATTCCAGTTCTTCCTGAAGGAACTGTTGAATTAAAGGCAGAACGTCTAGCCCCGCCAGAGGATGCAACTCCAATGGACGGAAAAGATGATTTCCAAGAACTGTTTCAATTGCTTGGCTATAACGTTGTAAAGAATGAAAACTTTCGGGAGTATGTTCCGACTTTGCCTTTGCCGCCTAAACCAGTACAAGTGGATGCTAATGGCGAGGTTTCATCGGTAGAGGAGACTCCTGTAAAGGAGGTGAAATGGAAATATAATAAAGCCATTCCATTTCATAAATATTTAATGAACCAGGATGCTAATTCTTTTGATTCTGATTCTAAATACCGTGGTGTCGGTTCCATATTTCAAATACGCCATTGTTGGATGGACATCTTTGGCAATCAATTATTTCAGGGCAAGAAAGAGAAAGATGTAACAATGGATATTTTACCCATATCCATTGGATTTACAGATGAAATGCTCGGACCCAACCGTTGGCCCATGATTACGAATGAATATGAAATCTTACTTGCAGGTACAAAACCGGTACTTCAGGTTCGGTTTATTTGTGATTTGAGCTATTTAGCTAATAAACCAACAAAGAAAGAAGAAGCAGATCAGGCCAGAGGACAAGGAAAAACATTGCTACGGGCAGCAAACCAGCTTATGTTCACCGTGAAAAGAATGCCTGAATTGAGTTGCACAGTCAAAACGAGTTTAATGCCCCTTGAATCGTTTGACATAAAGGACATCCCAATTTTAGTGGGATTTCTGAAACTTGCAGCAGAATTACTATACGCTTGGGCAGACGGGAAACAAACGCTGGAAAATGAAAAGGACATGGATAAACTAAAAAAACCGTTTACCTTAGATATTCCTATTGACCCCGATAAATTAAATCCATTGGATATCTTTGAGTTGAATGTCCTCTTTGAAATTACACGGGAGAAGTCATTCGTCGCACCAGTCTTTCGTTCCATGGAGTCTGTTTGGAGAAGTAGTACTCGCATTTTGCCGATCAGAGATAAGGCACTTGATGAGAAAGACCATGAGTCTGCGCGTCTTGAAACTTCTTTTCTACGATTTGCTTCCAATTTGGAGAAAGCATTAGAGCAAAATCAGCAGTACTTTTACCGTACAGCAATCGGCCTAGATCGTAAAAAATGGTTGGAGCACTCCACAGAGGTGCCAATCTGGATTGTTCGAATGGCTAAGACAGACGCCACGGATGTATCTGGACTAAAGTTATTAATTGAACGAGAAAATGCAACTAATATAGTGCCAACAATTTATGCTCCTAGCCCTTTAATTAACGAGGACCTCGAGCTTCCTTATCGCAAAAAATTTAATGCTGATGGTACAGAAATTCTTGAAGCACAAGATTTAGGACGAATTCGCACGAAAGATATGGAAGCGTACGCTCAATTCTTCTTAAATACGTTTGAACAGATTCTTTCCTCGGAAGCTATTCCGGCATTCGAAATGTTGGAAAGTCAGCCTACTGACATGAGATATACGGAACAATTATTGATGTTTAAGAGAGAAATAGCAAAAGCACTTTCCAATCAATTGATCGATGTATATAAAGGGGCACCAGAATCGGATTTAGATGCACTAACATCTGCACGAGAGACATATCGGCAGCAAATGCTCCATTCCTTGCAAAAAACGTATTTAACCGATGCAATCGCTCAGTTTCAGACCATTTCACGAGGTAATTTAAAGTCAAATGATGAAGATACGAGCCGCCTTTACGGTATGTTCTTGGTGGATGGAAATACTCTACCTGCAGGTATTACTTTGCCGCCAAGTAAAGTCGACATTAAGCAATATGGGGTTGCCCATCAAGTGCGTTCCTTCCTAAATATGGCTTTTGTAGGAACTAAAGAAGATCCGGCAGCAATCACAACTTCGCCTTTTATAAAAGTTAATGCCCAGTATTGGCCAACACATATCGAGCATCAGATCGACACAATACCAGATATTGAGGGTTATGAAGCTTCTTCTTGGCTTTATTTCATTCTGCCTGACAAGGATCAGGGCAAGGATTCTCCACTTACAAGATCGCTGGGTGCCTTTGATGTCCCTTTACCATTAAGGAGTTACCCAGAAATACCTGCTTTAAAGACCCAAGGTATGGAGGATCCACTGGTGGACCAAACGTCTTTTACCTCTCCACTAAATTCTCATTTGCTTTGGAATTACACTCTAACTTATAGCAGAACTCGGCATATGCCTCAAGATCGAGTGCATGTGAGAGTGATTTTTAAAGAGATGCCATCCTTTGAGACACAAGCGGATGAGGAAGGAGTCCATTTATGTGGGGCGTTACTGGAATATCAAGATTATTACAACAGCACACTTAAAACGCAGTTGAAGCAAGTAGAAGAGCTCTCTTCTTTAGTTGGTGATCAACAAGTAATGGTTAAAGATATGGCAGAAAAACTGCGTAGTATTGCTGGATATGTTAAAGAAAATTGGGTAAGATGGCAGGACTATAAAGCAAGTCTTCCATCTGCAATTGTTGAGAATGAACCCAAACTGGACACTTTAGGAAATCACGAGTATCGCTTCTATTTGGAGGAATACGATAACAACGGGTTATTAGAAATAGCTTTAACTGAAACTTCTCCCAATCCATCTAGTTTTGTACCTATCGTCAGTATTGATGGCTATGACACAGAGTCTGTTTCCAAAATCCCGCTAAAGAGTGGAACAAGCCACCGTTTTATTTTCAGGTTCCGTAATCGCTTTGCGAATGATTCATGGCTTCAATCTGATCAAGGTCTACAAATCTCAAAGAGGTTGGTGACACTAAAAGGATTAAATATTATTACCGAATCGAGTGCTCGTGCACATGTGCTAATTTCTAGAAACGAGGAATTAATCAAGGACAAGCCCCTCGCCCTGCCCTTTGTTTATCGAACAGAAGAGCACCGTTTTGAAAGGGCGTATCTTCCTTCGCTTAGAAGGGACTATCCAATTCCTATGACTGAAATTGGTGGAGCA